In one Aeromicrobium wangtongii genomic region, the following are encoded:
- a CDS encoding NAD-dependent epimerase/dehydratase family protein — translation MTSLDGARVLVTGGAGTIGSTIVDQLLAAGADHVDVLDNLVRGRLGNLEEALSSDRVTLVEGDIRDRDLVHDVTAGKDLVFHQAALRITQCAEEPRLALEVLVDGTFNVYEAAVDQHVDKIVSASSASVYGMAEQFPTGERHHHHNNDTFYGAAKSFNEGMLRSFRAMYGLDYVLLRYFNVYGPRMDVHGLYTEVLVRWMERIEDGQAPLVFGDGEQTMDFACTTDIARANILAAQSDVTEGVYNIASGSETSLLQLAETLSQVMGSTIPVQHGPERAVNGVARRLADVSAADRDLGFRTQVGLEEGLAELVTWWRPLRAEISVGRGMEARR, via the coding sequence ATGACCTCACTCGATGGAGCCCGCGTGCTCGTGACCGGCGGCGCCGGGACGATCGGGTCCACGATCGTCGATCAGCTCCTGGCCGCCGGCGCCGACCACGTCGACGTCCTCGACAACCTCGTCCGGGGACGCCTGGGCAACCTGGAGGAGGCCTTGAGCAGTGACCGGGTGACCCTCGTGGAGGGCGACATCCGCGACCGGGACCTGGTCCATGACGTCACGGCCGGCAAGGACCTCGTGTTCCACCAGGCCGCCCTGCGCATCACCCAGTGCGCCGAGGAGCCGCGACTCGCCCTGGAGGTCCTGGTCGACGGGACGTTCAACGTCTACGAGGCGGCGGTCGACCAGCACGTCGACAAGATCGTGTCGGCCTCCTCGGCCTCCGTCTACGGGATGGCCGAGCAGTTCCCGACCGGTGAGCGGCACCACCACCACAACAACGACACCTTCTACGGCGCCGCCAAGTCGTTCAACGAGGGCATGCTGCGCAGCTTCCGGGCCATGTACGGCCTCGACTACGTCCTGCTGCGCTACTTCAACGTGTACGGGCCCCGCATGGACGTGCACGGGCTCTACACCGAGGTGCTCGTCCGCTGGATGGAGCGCATTGAGGACGGCCAGGCGCCGCTGGTGTTCGGCGACGGCGAGCAGACCATGGATTTCGCCTGCACGACCGACATCGCCCGCGCGAACATCCTCGCGGCACAGAGCGATGTGACCGAGGGCGTCTACAACATCGCCTCCGGCTCCGAGACGAGCCTGCTGCAGCTGGCCGAGACCCTGTCGCAGGTCATGGGCTCGACCATCCCGGTCCAGCACGGTCCCGAGCGTGCCGTCAACGGCGTCGCCCGACGGCTGGCCGATGTGTCGGCGGCGGACCGTGACCTGGGGTTCCGGACTCAGGTCGGTCTCGAGGAGGGCCTGGCCGAGCTGGTGACCTGGTGGAGGCCGCTGAGGGCCGAGATCTCGGTCGGGCGCGGCATGGAGGCGCGGCGATGA
- a CDS encoding Gfo/Idh/MocA family protein, with product MTTANKLGVAVIGAGYWGPNLARNFRASADWDLRAVCDLDLDRARSVAGDGVAVTTSLDEVLARPDIDAVAIATPARTHQAMAMPALEAGKHVVVEKPLADSLANASQMVRTAAERGLVLMADHTYCYTPAVLKIRELIADGSLGDILFVDSVRINLGLIQPDVDVFWDLAPHDLSILDFILPGGLRPTGVAAHGADPLGAGRPCVGYLTLPLGNGALAHVHVNWLSPTKIRQMVIGGTRRTLVWDDLNPQQPLSVYDRGVDLADQPSTAADRRDSTISYRLGDTWAPALPHREALGQMATEFAACIREGRTSRTDGESGLRVLSVLEAAARSLQTEGALTRLDPEQPAVPVSPIVPTRKVSAA from the coding sequence GTGACAACTGCCAACAAGCTGGGGGTCGCCGTCATCGGGGCCGGGTACTGGGGACCCAACCTGGCGCGGAACTTCCGTGCCAGCGCCGACTGGGACCTGCGCGCGGTCTGCGACCTCGACCTGGACCGTGCCCGCAGCGTGGCCGGGGACGGGGTCGCGGTCACCACGTCGCTCGACGAGGTGCTGGCACGACCCGACATCGACGCGGTCGCGATCGCGACTCCTGCCCGGACCCACCAGGCCATGGCGATGCCGGCCCTGGAGGCCGGCAAGCACGTCGTGGTGGAGAAGCCCCTGGCGGACAGCCTCGCGAACGCGAGCCAGATGGTCCGGACGGCCGCCGAGCGCGGTCTGGTCCTGATGGCCGACCACACGTACTGCTACACCCCGGCGGTCCTGAAGATCCGTGAGCTCATCGCCGACGGCTCGCTCGGCGACATCCTGTTCGTGGACTCCGTGCGCATCAACCTGGGCCTGATCCAGCCCGATGTGGACGTGTTCTGGGACCTGGCACCGCACGACCTGTCGATCCTGGACTTCATCCTCCCCGGCGGTCTGCGCCCGACGGGCGTCGCGGCCCACGGCGCCGACCCGCTCGGGGCCGGGCGCCCCTGCGTCGGGTACCTCACGCTGCCGCTCGGCAACGGGGCCCTGGCCCACGTGCACGTCAACTGGCTCAGCCCCACCAAGATCCGCCAGATGGTCATCGGCGGAACCCGTCGCACGCTGGTGTGGGACGACCTGAACCCGCAGCAGCCGCTCAGCGTCTACGACCGGGGTGTCGACCTGGCCGACCAGCCGTCCACGGCGGCCGACCGCCGGGACTCGACGATCTCCTACCGCCTCGGCGACACCTGGGCGCCGGCGCTGCCGCACCGCGAGGCGCTGGGCCAGATGGCCACCGAGTTCGCCGCCTGCATCCGCGAGGGACGCACGTCGCGGACCGATGGCGAGTCGGGCCTGCGGGTGCTGTCGGTGCTCGAGGCCGCCGCGCGCAGCCTGCAGACCGAAGGCGCCCTGACCCGGCTCGACCCCGAACAACCAGCCGTCCCCGTCTCCCCGATCGTCCCCACCCGGAAGGTGTCTGCCGCATGA
- a CDS encoding acyltransferase — protein sequence MKDLRAAHIAATADIDPRATIGTGTLVWDLAQVRENARLGERCVIGRGAYIGPGVVLGDHCKVQNHALVYEPTRLGEGVFIGPAAVLTNDLFPRAVTPAGELKRAEDWDAVGVVVEAGASVGARAVCIAPVRIGRWAMIAAGAVVTRDVPDFSLVAGVPARRIGWVGRAGVPLEETGAHTYRCPRTGEAYVEHGDVLEPAGG from the coding sequence ATGAAAGACCTACGTGCAGCGCACATCGCTGCGACAGCAGACATCGATCCCCGTGCCACGATTGGCACGGGGACACTTGTATGGGACCTCGCCCAGGTGCGCGAGAATGCCCGTCTGGGGGAGCGCTGCGTCATCGGCAGGGGCGCCTACATCGGGCCCGGCGTGGTCCTGGGCGACCACTGCAAGGTGCAGAACCACGCCCTCGTGTACGAGCCGACCAGGCTCGGCGAGGGCGTCTTCATCGGCCCCGCGGCTGTGCTGACGAACGACCTGTTCCCTCGTGCGGTCACGCCCGCCGGGGAGCTCAAGCGAGCCGAGGACTGGGATGCGGTCGGGGTCGTGGTCGAGGCAGGAGCCTCGGTCGGTGCCCGGGCGGTGTGCATCGCACCGGTCAGGATCGGCCGGTGGGCGATGATCGCGGCGGGTGCGGTCGTGACGCGGGACGTGCCGGACTTCTCCCTGGTGGCAGGTGTCCCGGCCCGCCGGATCGGCTGGGTGGGCCGGGCGGGCGTACCCCTGGAGGAGACCGGCGCTCACACGTACAGGTGCCCGCGTACCGGAGAGGCGTACGTCGAGCACGGCGACGTCCTCGAGCCCGCGGGGGGCTGA
- a CDS encoding DUF4082 domain-containing protein, with protein MSTSRSGRRAPTRAVAALAVGVLFAGLVTAFTGAPSSATDDPCGPNGNAISCENSKPGSPPSEWDVDGAGDDDIQGFATDISVNVGNRIDFKVDTTASAYSVTIYRTGYYDGDGARRITTITPSASLPQHQPSCITDATTQLYDCGTWGVSASWDVPSAAVSGVYIARLKRPDTGGESHITFIVRDDSSTSDIVAQTSDPTWHAYNMYGGSNFYRGGANGRSYQLSYNRPFATRAGLEARDFYFGAEYPLVRFMEKNGYDVSYIAGVDSARNGALIKQHKTFISMGHDEYWSKQQRANVEAARDAGVNLMFLSGNEVYWKTRYQRSADEGQVPYRTLVSYKETWSNAKIDPSAEWTGTWRDPRYAPKDKGGGRPENALTGTLYMSNDTDLPVTVDADEGKLRLWRGTSLQSLPDGTRAQLAPHTVGYESNEDIDNGSRPPGLIRLSTTTGPAPQYLQDFGNDVAPGTTTHHLTMYRAPSGALVFSAGSIQWTWGLDATHDGNGAPADRRMQQAQVNLFADMGAQPTTLDPALSVATKSADTAKPIATISSPAGGATLANGTTVTATGTATDSGGVVAGVEVSTDGGATWHPATGTTSWSYQYTQHGTGSTPLMARAIDDSANIGDPATRSLTITCPCSVYGTRPASTPAVNDAGGAELGLRFSPTTDGFVSGVRFYKGTGNTGSHIGSLWSTSGQRLASVTFSGESATGWQQATFASAVPVTEGETYVVSYTAPNGRYAAEARAFTVAGLDASPLTVAGGYGATPAGTYADPGRFPTTAYRGSSYFVDAMFTTIDDSPLTVTSQWPLAGATSVPAGSTVMAQFSKPLTDGSQRLTLKDANGATVPGSTAYDSATRTATFTPTSALSGFVEYTATAAGVDAQGQSVTDGRTWSFTTARPTPAPGVCPCSIFNDSTVPTLLQDSDPAAVTLGVRFASDAAGTITGVKFYKGPNNTGSHTGTLWTTSGTKLAEGTFTGESSSGWQTLIFDQPVEIAKDTEYIASYRTPAGKYSATPGGFVADRPGSPLRTPSSGGSYTYGTGFPNTRTSANYLVDVIFDRPAPQIAITSQDPAPGAVDVPRSTEIQVSFNDTIKPGATMSVTSGGSAIGGTTRLATDATRLTFDPGGPLPQDALISVTLAGVTSTSGVSLSPKTWTFRTAATDPVGLAQTLFSDQVPAVPAVSEGSAVELGTAFKPARNGTITAIRFYKGAGNAGTHVGRIWSSTGQQLASVTFTNETSTGWQTARLSQPLAVTAGTSYVVSYLAPQGHYASTGGFFSKALTNGDLTAPAGSNGRYLYGANGGFPIYDWNSTSYFVDVAFMADAPTISLDAISPSDGATDVSRSAKVTASLSAPVATGWSLTVSDGGTPVAGTATVSTDNRTISFQPASTLPADTELTARLTGVVSADGATLPARTWSFRTEAAGSTEYSLFGDRTPAIAAINDSDPVELGTAFSSSIDGLVTAIRFYKGPGNGGTHVGNLWSATGTKLATVTFTSESTGGWQTAALATPVPITAGTTYVVSYYAPLGRYSGTPTFFHTPWTSIPLIVRPSNNGLFTYGPGGGFPTGSFNATNYFVDVIMRAASSTGGTP; from the coding sequence ATGTCCACCAGCCGCAGCGGCCGCCGAGCGCCGACGCGCGCCGTCGCTGCCCTCGCCGTCGGGGTGCTTTTCGCGGGACTGGTCACGGCCTTCACCGGGGCGCCGTCGTCGGCCACCGACGATCCGTGCGGACCCAACGGGAACGCGATCTCGTGCGAGAACAGCAAGCCCGGATCACCACCGAGCGAGTGGGACGTCGACGGTGCCGGCGATGACGACATCCAGGGCTTCGCGACCGACATCAGCGTCAACGTGGGCAACCGGATCGACTTCAAGGTCGACACCACGGCCTCTGCCTACTCCGTGACGATCTACCGCACCGGCTACTACGACGGCGACGGCGCACGCAGGATCACCACCATCACGCCGTCCGCGTCGCTCCCCCAGCACCAGCCCTCCTGCATCACCGATGCGACCACCCAGCTGTACGACTGCGGCACGTGGGGGGTCTCGGCCTCGTGGGACGTGCCGTCCGCCGCCGTCTCGGGGGTCTACATCGCCAGGCTGAAGCGGCCGGACACCGGCGGCGAGAGCCACATCACCTTCATCGTGCGCGACGACTCCAGCACATCGGACATCGTCGCCCAGACCTCGGACCCGACGTGGCACGCGTACAACATGTACGGCGGCTCGAACTTCTACCGCGGCGGCGCCAACGGCCGGTCCTACCAGCTCAGCTACAACCGGCCGTTCGCGACGCGAGCCGGCCTCGAGGCCCGCGACTTCTACTTCGGCGCGGAGTACCCGCTCGTGCGGTTCATGGAGAAGAACGGCTACGACGTCAGCTACATCGCCGGCGTCGACTCCGCCCGCAACGGGGCGCTGATCAAGCAGCACAAGACCTTCATCTCGATGGGTCACGACGAGTACTGGAGCAAGCAGCAGCGCGCCAATGTCGAGGCTGCCCGCGATGCCGGCGTCAACCTGATGTTCCTCAGCGGCAACGAGGTCTACTGGAAGACGCGCTACCAGCGCTCGGCCGACGAGGGGCAGGTCCCGTACCGCACCCTCGTCTCGTACAAGGAGACCTGGTCCAACGCCAAGATCGACCCGTCGGCCGAGTGGACCGGGACGTGGCGTGATCCTCGGTACGCGCCGAAGGACAAGGGCGGCGGACGGCCCGAGAACGCGCTGACCGGCACCCTCTACATGTCCAACGACACCGATCTCCCGGTCACGGTGGACGCGGACGAGGGCAAGCTGCGGCTGTGGCGGGGCACCAGCCTGCAGTCGCTGCCGGACGGGACGCGCGCACAGCTGGCCCCGCACACCGTGGGCTACGAGTCCAACGAGGACATCGACAACGGCTCACGCCCACCGGGGCTGATCCGGTTGTCGACGACCACCGGTCCGGCACCGCAGTACCTGCAGGACTTCGGGAACGACGTCGCTCCTGGAACGACTACCCACCACCTCACGATGTACCGGGCACCGAGCGGGGCACTGGTCTTCTCGGCCGGCTCGATCCAGTGGACCTGGGGCCTGGACGCCACACACGACGGCAACGGGGCCCCGGCAGACCGCCGCATGCAGCAGGCCCAGGTCAACCTCTTCGCCGACATGGGCGCCCAGCCCACCACCCTCGACCCGGCACTGAGCGTCGCGACGAAGTCCGCCGACACCGCCAAGCCGATCGCGACGATCAGCTCACCGGCCGGCGGCGCCACGCTCGCCAACGGCACGACGGTCACCGCGACCGGCACGGCCACCGACAGCGGCGGAGTCGTCGCCGGGGTCGAGGTCTCGACAGACGGCGGGGCCACCTGGCACCCGGCCACCGGCACCACCTCGTGGAGCTATCAGTACACCCAGCACGGCACCGGGAGCACGCCGCTGATGGCGCGCGCGATCGACGACAGCGCCAACATCGGCGACCCGGCGACCCGCTCGCTGACGATCACCTGCCCGTGCAGCGTCTACGGCACACGGCCCGCCAGCACCCCCGCGGTCAACGACGCCGGCGGAGCCGAGCTGGGGCTGCGGTTCTCTCCCACCACGGACGGGTTCGTCTCCGGGGTGCGCTTCTACAAGGGGACCGGCAACACCGGCAGCCACATCGGCTCGCTGTGGAGCACGAGCGGGCAGAGGCTCGCCAGTGTGACCTTCTCCGGGGAGAGCGCCACGGGCTGGCAGCAGGCCACCTTCGCCTCGGCGGTCCCTGTCACCGAGGGCGAGACGTACGTCGTGTCGTACACCGCGCCCAACGGCCGGTACGCCGCCGAGGCGCGCGCCTTCACCGTGGCCGGGCTCGACGCGTCGCCGCTGACGGTCGCGGGAGGCTACGGCGCCACGCCGGCAGGCACCTACGCCGACCCCGGACGCTTCCCCACCACGGCGTATCGCGGCAGCAGCTACTTCGTGGACGCGATGTTCACCACGATCGACGACTCCCCGCTGACCGTGACGTCCCAGTGGCCGCTTGCGGGCGCCACCAGCGTCCCGGCCGGTTCCACGGTGATGGCCCAGTTCTCCAAGCCGTTGACCGACGGATCGCAGAGGCTGACCCTCAAGGACGCCAACGGCGCGACGGTGCCCGGGAGCACCGCGTACGACTCCGCCACGAGGACGGCCACCTTCACACCGACGTCGGCGCTGAGCGGATTCGTCGAGTACACCGCGACGGCTGCCGGCGTGGACGCCCAGGGCCAGTCCGTCACGGACGGGAGGACCTGGTCGTTCACCACGGCGAGGCCCACTCCGGCGCCCGGGGTGTGCCCGTGCAGCATCTTCAACGACTCGACGGTCCCGACACTGCTGCAGGACTCCGACCCCGCGGCCGTCACGCTGGGCGTCCGCTTCGCCTCGGACGCGGCCGGCACCATCACGGGGGTCAAGTTCTACAAGGGCCCCAACAACACCGGCTCCCACACCGGAACCCTGTGGACCACCTCGGGGACGAAGCTCGCGGAGGGCACCTTCACCGGGGAGAGCAGTAGCGGCTGGCAGACGCTCATCTTCGACCAGCCGGTCGAGATCGCCAAGGACACCGAGTACATCGCCTCGTACCGGACCCCGGCCGGCAAGTACTCGGCCACCCCCGGCGGGTTCGTCGCCGACCGACCCGGATCGCCCTTGCGGACCCCTTCGAGCGGTGGCTCCTACACGTACGGCACCGGATTCCCCAACACCCGCACGTCAGCCAACTACCTGGTCGACGTGATCTTCGATCGGCCGGCGCCGCAGATTGCGATCACCTCGCAGGATCCGGCCCCGGGGGCCGTGGACGTGCCCCGCAGCACCGAGATCCAGGTCTCGTTCAACGACACCATCAAGCCGGGCGCCACGATGAGCGTCACGAGCGGCGGCTCGGCCATCGGCGGCACGACCCGGCTGGCCACGGACGCGACCCGGCTGACCTTCGACCCGGGCGGACCCCTCCCGCAGGACGCACTCATCTCGGTGACCCTCGCGGGTGTCACGTCCACCAGCGGTGTCTCGCTGAGCCCGAAGACCTGGACGTTCCGCACGGCCGCGACCGATCCCGTCGGACTGGCCCAGACCCTGTTCAGCGACCAGGTCCCGGCCGTGCCGGCCGTCAGCGAGGGCTCCGCGGTCGAGCTCGGCACCGCGTTCAAGCCGGCCAGGAACGGCACCATCACCGCGATCCGCTTCTACAAGGGGGCCGGCAACGCCGGCACGCACGTCGGCCGGATCTGGAGCTCGACGGGCCAGCAGCTGGCCTCGGTGACGTTCACGAACGAGACCTCGACCGGCTGGCAGACGGCGCGGCTCAGCCAGCCGCTGGCGGTCACCGCAGGGACGTCGTACGTCGTGTCGTACCTCGCCCCGCAGGGCCACTACGCGTCGACGGGCGGATTCTTCAGCAAGGCCCTGACCAACGGCGACCTGACCGCGCCGGCAGGCAGCAACGGCCGCTACCTCTACGGCGCCAACGGTGGCTTCCCGATCTACGACTGGAACTCGACCAGCTACTTCGTCGACGTCGCGTTCATGGCGGACGCCCCCACGATCAGCCTCGATGCCATCAGCCCGTCCGACGGCGCGACGGACGTGTCGCGCTCGGCCAAGGTCACCGCATCGCTGTCGGCGCCGGTCGCCACCGGCTGGTCGCTCACCGTCTCCGACGGCGGTACCCCCGTGGCCGGCACCGCCACGGTGTCGACCGACAACAGGACCATCAGCTTCCAGCCGGCATCGACGCTGCCCGCCGACACCGAGCTCACCGCGCGCCTGACCGGTGTGGTGTCCGCGGACGGCGCGACGCTGCCCGCCAGGACGTGGTCGTTCCGCACCGAGGCCGCCGGCTCCACGGAGTACTCACTGTTCGGCGACCGAACGCCCGCCATCGCCGCGATCAACGACAGTGACCCCGTCGAGCTCGGCACCGCGTTCTCCTCCTCGATCGACGGCCTCGTCACCGCCATCAGGTTCTACAAGGGCCCCGGCAACGGTGGCACGCACGTCGGCAACCTGTGGTCGGCCACAGGGACGAAGCTCGCGACGGTGACCTTCACCTCCGAGAGCACCGGCGGGTGGCAGACCGCCGCGCTGGCGACGCCCGTCCCGATCACTGCCGGCACGACGTACGTCGTGTCCTACTACGCGCCGCTGGGCCGCTACTCGGGCACGCCGACCTTCTTCCACACCCCGTGGACCTCGATCCCGCTGATCGTTCGGCCCAGCAACAACGGCCTGTTCACCTACGGACCCGGCGGCGGATTCCCGACCGGCTCCTTCAACGCCACCAACTACTTCGTCGACGTGATCATGCGCGCGGCGTCATCAACGGGAGGAACACCGTGA
- a CDS encoding LCP family protein encodes MRKPARRRSRRHRVLRRVLLGLAICIVGPVMVFLSFALYLQHQLTGQIHRIDGVFDGGHERPAKSAGRAADAVDILVLGTDRRSEQPTTGTDATSAAWVPGAQRSDAMMILHIDADRRGASVISLPRDLWVTIPGHGPGKINAAFSYGGPSLAVRTVESVTGIRIDHLAVIDWNGFRQFTDALGGVTIDVPETVHDGYRDITWTAGRHTMNGDEALDYVGQRAGLPGGDLDRIHRQQNFLRTLLDETLTQELVKEPRQAYRILDILTQNLSVDRDWSVGKMRSLVISLRHLRSAGIDYLTVPVAGTGMEGTQSVVHLDRVGSEDLWAAVRDDAVSVWLAKNLTSATPATVS; translated from the coding sequence ATGCGCAAGCCCGCCCGGCGACGGTCACGTCGCCATCGTGTCCTGCGCCGGGTCCTGCTGGGCCTGGCGATCTGCATCGTCGGCCCCGTCATGGTGTTCCTGTCGTTCGCGCTGTACCTCCAGCACCAGCTGACTGGCCAGATCCACCGCATCGACGGGGTCTTCGACGGTGGTCACGAGCGCCCCGCCAAGTCGGCGGGCAGGGCCGCCGATGCGGTCGACATCTTGGTGCTCGGTACCGACCGTCGCTCCGAGCAGCCGACGACGGGCACCGATGCCACGTCGGCGGCCTGGGTGCCCGGCGCCCAGCGCTCCGACGCGATGATGATCCTGCACATCGATGCCGACCGGCGCGGCGCCTCGGTGATCTCGCTCCCGCGGGACCTGTGGGTCACGATCCCCGGCCACGGGCCGGGCAAGATCAACGCCGCCTTCTCCTACGGCGGACCGTCTCTTGCCGTACGGACGGTCGAGTCCGTCACAGGCATCCGGATCGACCACCTGGCGGTCATCGACTGGAACGGGTTCCGGCAGTTCACCGATGCCCTCGGTGGGGTCACGATTGACGTCCCCGAGACCGTGCACGACGGCTATCGCGACATCACCTGGACCGCCGGGCGCCACACGATGAACGGCGACGAGGCGCTGGACTACGTCGGGCAGCGCGCCGGTCTCCCGGGCGGCGATCTCGACCGGATCCACCGCCAGCAGAACTTCCTGCGCACCCTGCTCGACGAGACCCTGACCCAGGAGCTGGTCAAGGAGCCGCGCCAGGCCTACCGGATCCTGGACATCCTGACCCAGAACCTGTCCGTGGACAGGGACTGGTCGGTCGGGAAGATGCGCAGCCTGGTCATCTCCCTGCGGCACCTGCGCTCGGCCGGGATCGATTACCTGACCGTCCCGGTCGCGGGCACCGGGATGGAGGGCACCCAGAGCGTCGTCCACCTCGACCGGGTCGGCAGCGAGGACCTGTGGGCTGCCGTGCGGGACGATGCCGTGTCCGTCTGGCTGGCGAAGAACCTGACGAGCGCGACACCGGCCACGGTCAGCTGA
- a CDS encoding glycosyltransferase family 2 protein, whose amino-acid sequence MSSTPTAGHGQGFLASVVIPAHDEERGIARTLAALLDGSCTLDVLVVCNGCTDGTAEVARGFGSAVRVLEIAEASKTAAVKAGNAATDVFPRVHLDADVTLTGADVIRLIEPLGSGSILATAPRRVIASDASSVVVRWYYEVWEQLPQVAEGLVGRGAFALSRAAQERVDALPQVMSDDLAVSDAFGPDERLIVDAATVVVRPPRVVADLLRRRVRVVTGNRQASAVGVRRPDSSTGLSTLLSIAWRRPSFVPRIGVFLVVTAIARFRARRFIRSGDFTTWQRDESSRV is encoded by the coding sequence GTGAGCAGCACCCCGACGGCCGGGCACGGACAAGGGTTCCTCGCCAGCGTGGTGATCCCGGCGCACGACGAGGAGCGCGGCATCGCGCGCACACTGGCGGCGCTGCTCGACGGCAGCTGCACCCTGGACGTCCTCGTGGTCTGCAACGGCTGCACCGATGGCACCGCCGAGGTGGCGCGCGGATTCGGCTCCGCTGTCCGGGTGCTGGAGATCGCCGAGGCGTCCAAGACGGCTGCGGTCAAGGCCGGGAACGCCGCCACCGACGTGTTCCCCCGCGTGCACCTTGACGCCGACGTCACGCTGACCGGTGCCGATGTCATCCGCCTGATCGAGCCGCTGGGCAGCGGCTCGATCCTCGCCACGGCTCCCCGCCGGGTCATCGCCTCGGACGCCAGCAGCGTGGTCGTGCGGTGGTACTACGAGGTGTGGGAGCAGCTGCCGCAGGTGGCCGAGGGGTTGGTGGGCCGGGGGGCGTTCGCGCTGAGTCGCGCCGCCCAGGAGCGGGTCGACGCGCTGCCGCAGGTGATGAGCGATGATCTGGCCGTCTCGGACGCCTTCGGCCCGGACGAGCGGCTCATCGTGGATGCCGCCACGGTCGTCGTCCGACCACCACGTGTGGTCGCCGATCTCCTGCGTCGGCGGGTGCGGGTCGTGACCGGCAACCGGCAGGCCAGCGCCGTCGGGGTCAGGCGGCCCGACTCGAGCACCGGCCTGTCGACGCTCCTGAGCATCGCCTGGCGCCGGCCCTCCTTCGTTCCCCGCATCGGGGTCTTCCTGGTCGTCACGGCGATCGCCCGCTTCCGCGCCCGCCGGTTCATCCGGTCCGGGGACTTCACGACCTGGCAGCGCGACGAGTCGTCCCGGGTGTGA